Proteins encoded together in one Bos indicus isolate NIAB-ARS_2022 breed Sahiwal x Tharparkar chromosome 25, NIAB-ARS_B.indTharparkar_mat_pri_1.0, whole genome shotgun sequence window:
- the NHERF2 gene encoding Na(+)/H(+) exchange regulatory cofactor NHE-RF2 isoform X3 has translation MGWQAALARELRPLQLDALPDASVPTPMARSGNAVPSAPAPGAPPQSPSRGLVQDTNGPLRELRPRLCHLRKGPQGYGFNLHSDKSRPGQYIRSVDPGSPAAHSGLRAQDRLIEVNGQNVEGLRHAEVVASIKAREDEAQLLVVDPETDEHFKRLRVTPTEEHVEGPLPSPVTNGTSSAQLNGGSVCSSRSDLPGLDKDTEDGSTWKRDPFQESGLHLSPTAAEAKEKARATRVNKRAPQMDWNRKREIFSNF, from the exons ATGGGGTGGCAGGCTGCGCTGGCCCGAGAGCTCAGGCCACTCCAGCTGGACGCCCTGCCCGACGCTTCTGTCCCGACTCCCATGGCCCGCTCTGGGAATGCCGTGCCATCCGCCCCGGCCCCGGGAGCCCCTCCACAGAGCCCGTCTCGGGGGCTTGTGCAG GATACCAACGGGCCCCTGAGGGAGCTGCGCCCAAGGCTCTGCCACCTACGGAAGGGCCCCCAGGGCTACGGGTTTAACCTGCACAGCGACAAGTCCCGGCCCGGACAGTACATCCGCTCGGTGGACCCCGGCTCCCCTGCCGCCCACTCAGGCCTCCGTGCCCAGGACCGACTCATAGAG GTGAACGGGCAGAATGTGGAGGGGTTGCGCCATGCGGAGGTGGTTGCCAGCATCAAGGCGCGGGAAGACGAGGCCCAGCTGCTGGTGGTGGACCCCGAGACGGATGAACACTTCAAGCGACTGCGGGTCACACCCACCGAGGAGCATGTGGAAG GTCCACTGCCATCGCCGGTCACCAACGGGACCAGCTCGGCCCAG CTCAATGGTGGCTCCGTGTGCTCATCCCGAAGTGACCTGCCCGGCTTAGACAAGGACACTGAG GATGGCAGCACGTGGAAGCGAGATCCTTTTCAGGAGAGCGGCCTTCACCTGAGCCCCACGGCAGCTGAGGCCAAGGAGAAGGCGAGAGCCACCAGGGTCAACAAGCGGGCACCACAGATGGACTGGAACCGGAAGCGCGAGATCTTCAGCAACTTCTGA
- the NTHL1 gene encoding endonuclease III-like protein 1 isoform X1 encodes MNAAGVRMVVTRARSRGTGASLRRRGEKAAPLRSGEAAAEERKSYSPVKRRRKAQRLSVAYEASEGEGGEGAEHLQAPSWQPQDWRQQLDNIRTMRSGKDAPVDQLGAEHCFDPSASPKVRRYQVLLSLMLSSQTKDQVTAGAMQRLRARGLTVDSILQTDDSTLGALIYPVGFWRSKVKYIKQTSAILQQRYDGDIPASVAELVALPGVGPKMAHLAMAVAWGTVSGIDTTRGGGLTEQVFRPSPRWPIRGAGAAARWMTAAAVLAALAAPSLMVQWQQWTHMCTESPTDSGGPRRQLSPQRKPEGLWRSGCPGNCGAKSTACWWASASRLACPSAHAARPASTGPCAQLHGDSEGLGPSARRHSGHCLSVPLLGSRSLFIIKLGGCL; translated from the exons ATGAACGCGGCGGGAGTGAGGATGGTGGTGACCCGCGCCCGGAGCCGGGGGACTGGGGCCAGCCTCAGGCGGCGTGGGGAGAAGGCCGCGCCGCTCCGGAGCGGGGAGGCGGCTGCAG AAGAGAGGAAAAGCTACAGCCCCGTGAAGCGTCGGCGGAAGGCACAAAGGCTGAGCGTGGCCTACGAGGCCTCAGAAGGTGAGGGAGGCGAGGGGGCCGAGCATCTCCAGGCACCATCCTGGCAGCCTCAGGACTGGCGGCAGCAGCTGGACAACATCCGGACCATGAGGAGTGGGAAGGACGCACCCGTGGACCAGCTGGGGGCTGAGCACTGCTTTGACCCCAGCGCATCCCCTAAG GTGCGGAGGTACCAGGTGCTGCTGTCCCTGATGCTCTCCAGCCAGACCAAGGACCAGGTGACAGCGGGTGCCATGCAGCGCCTACGGGCCCGGGGCCTGACGGTGGACAGCATCCTGCAGACGGACGACAGCACGCTGGGCGCGCTCATCTATCCTGTGGGCTTCTGGAGG AGCAAGGTAAAGTACATCAAGCAGACCAGTGCAATCCTGCAGCAGCGTTACGACGGGGACATCCCAGCCTCCGTGGCAGAGCTGGTGGCGCTGCCCGGCGTCGGGCCCAAGATGGCGCACTTGGCCATGGCGGTAGCCTGGGGCACCGTGTCAGGCATTG ACACGACACGGGGAGGAGGCCTCACCGAGCAGGTGTTCCGGCCCAGCCCCCGGTGGCCGATCAGGGGAGCAGGGGCTGCGGCCAGGTGGATGACAGCTGCAGCTGTCCTGGCCGCGCTTGCCGCTCcatccctgatggtgcagtggcaG CAGTGgacacacatgtgcacagaaTCGCCAACCGACTCAGGTGGACCAAGAAGGCAACTAAGTCCCCAGAGGAAACCCGAAGGGCTCTGGAGGAGTGGCTGCCCAG GGAACTGTGGAGCGAAATCAACGGCCTGCTGGTGGGCTTCGGCCAGCAGACTTGCCTGCCCATCCGCCCACGCTGCCAGGCCTGCCTCAACCGGGCCCTGTGCCCAGCTGCACGGGGACTCTGAGGGCCTGGGGCCCTCTGCCCGGCGCCACTCTGGCCACTGTCTGTCTGTGCCTTTGCTGGGGAGCCGTAGCCTGTTTATAATAAAGCTTGGGGGTTGTTTGTAG
- the NTHL1 gene encoding endonuclease III-like protein 1 isoform X2 — MSAGLARGGFSQTPKAPREERKSYSPVKRRRKAQRLSVAYEASEGEGGEGAEHLQAPSWQPQDWRQQLDNIRTMRSGKDAPVDQLGAEHCFDPSASPKVRRYQVLLSLMLSSQTKDQVTAGAMQRLRARGLTVDSILQTDDSTLGALIYPVGFWRSKVKYIKQTSAILQQRYDGDIPASVAELVALPGVGPKMAHLAMAVAWGTVSGIDTTRGGGLTEQVFRPSPRWPIRGAGAAARWMTAAAVLAALAAPSLMVQWQQWTHMCTESPTDSGGPRRQLSPQRKPEGLWRSGCPGNCGAKSTACWWASASRLACPSAHAARPASTGPCAQLHGDSEGLGPSARRHSGHCLSVPLLGSRSLFIIKLGGCL; from the exons ATGTCTGCAGGATTGGCCAGAGGAGGATTCTCACAGACACCCAAAGCCCCCAGGG AAGAGAGGAAAAGCTACAGCCCCGTGAAGCGTCGGCGGAAGGCACAAAGGCTGAGCGTGGCCTACGAGGCCTCAGAAGGTGAGGGAGGCGAGGGGGCCGAGCATCTCCAGGCACCATCCTGGCAGCCTCAGGACTGGCGGCAGCAGCTGGACAACATCCGGACCATGAGGAGTGGGAAGGACGCACCCGTGGACCAGCTGGGGGCTGAGCACTGCTTTGACCCCAGCGCATCCCCTAAG GTGCGGAGGTACCAGGTGCTGCTGTCCCTGATGCTCTCCAGCCAGACCAAGGACCAGGTGACAGCGGGTGCCATGCAGCGCCTACGGGCCCGGGGCCTGACGGTGGACAGCATCCTGCAGACGGACGACAGCACGCTGGGCGCGCTCATCTATCCTGTGGGCTTCTGGAGG AGCAAGGTAAAGTACATCAAGCAGACCAGTGCAATCCTGCAGCAGCGTTACGACGGGGACATCCCAGCCTCCGTGGCAGAGCTGGTGGCGCTGCCCGGCGTCGGGCCCAAGATGGCGCACTTGGCCATGGCGGTAGCCTGGGGCACCGTGTCAGGCATTG ACACGACACGGGGAGGAGGCCTCACCGAGCAGGTGTTCCGGCCCAGCCCCCGGTGGCCGATCAGGGGAGCAGGGGCTGCGGCCAGGTGGATGACAGCTGCAGCTGTCCTGGCCGCGCTTGCCGCTCcatccctgatggtgcagtggcaG CAGTGgacacacatgtgcacagaaTCGCCAACCGACTCAGGTGGACCAAGAAGGCAACTAAGTCCCCAGAGGAAACCCGAAGGGCTCTGGAGGAGTGGCTGCCCAG GGAACTGTGGAGCGAAATCAACGGCCTGCTGGTGGGCTTCGGCCAGCAGACTTGCCTGCCCATCCGCCCACGCTGCCAGGCCTGCCTCAACCGGGCCCTGTGCCCAGCTGCACGGGGACTCTGAGGGCCTGGGGCCCTCTGCCCGGCGCCACTCTGGCCACTGTCTGTCTGTGCCTTTGCTGGGGAGCCGTAGCCTGTTTATAATAAAGCTTGGGGGTTGTTTGTAG
- the NTHL1 gene encoding endonuclease III-like protein 1 isoform X4, whose product MNAAGVRMVVTRARSRGTGASLRRRGEKAAPLRSGEAAAEERKSYSPVKRRRKAQRLSVAYEASEGEGGEGAEHLQAPSWQPQDWRQQLDNIRTMRSGKDAPVDQLGAEHCFDPSASPKVRRYQVLLSLMLSSQTKDQVTAGAMQRLRARGLTVDSILQTDDSTLGALIYPVGFWRSKVKYIKQTSAILQQRYDGDIPASVAELVALPGVGPKMAHLAMAVAWGTVSGIGNCGAKSTACWWASASRLACPSAHAARPASTGPCAQLHGDSEGLGPSARRHSGHCLSVPLLGSRSLFIIKLGGCL is encoded by the exons ATGAACGCGGCGGGAGTGAGGATGGTGGTGACCCGCGCCCGGAGCCGGGGGACTGGGGCCAGCCTCAGGCGGCGTGGGGAGAAGGCCGCGCCGCTCCGGAGCGGGGAGGCGGCTGCAG AAGAGAGGAAAAGCTACAGCCCCGTGAAGCGTCGGCGGAAGGCACAAAGGCTGAGCGTGGCCTACGAGGCCTCAGAAGGTGAGGGAGGCGAGGGGGCCGAGCATCTCCAGGCACCATCCTGGCAGCCTCAGGACTGGCGGCAGCAGCTGGACAACATCCGGACCATGAGGAGTGGGAAGGACGCACCCGTGGACCAGCTGGGGGCTGAGCACTGCTTTGACCCCAGCGCATCCCCTAAG GTGCGGAGGTACCAGGTGCTGCTGTCCCTGATGCTCTCCAGCCAGACCAAGGACCAGGTGACAGCGGGTGCCATGCAGCGCCTACGGGCCCGGGGCCTGACGGTGGACAGCATCCTGCAGACGGACGACAGCACGCTGGGCGCGCTCATCTATCCTGTGGGCTTCTGGAGG AGCAAGGTAAAGTACATCAAGCAGACCAGTGCAATCCTGCAGCAGCGTTACGACGGGGACATCCCAGCCTCCGTGGCAGAGCTGGTGGCGCTGCCCGGCGTCGGGCCCAAGATGGCGCACTTGGCCATGGCGGTAGCCTGGGGCACCGTGTCAGGCATTG GGAACTGTGGAGCGAAATCAACGGCCTGCTGGTGGGCTTCGGCCAGCAGACTTGCCTGCCCATCCGCCCACGCTGCCAGGCCTGCCTCAACCGGGCCCTGTGCCCAGCTGCACGGGGACTCTGAGGGCCTGGGGCCCTCTGCCCGGCGCCACTCTGGCCACTGTCTGTCTGTGCCTTTGCTGGGGAGCCGTAGCCTGTTTATAATAAAGCTTGGGGGTTGTTTGTAG
- the NTHL1 gene encoding endonuclease III-like protein 1 isoform X3: MNAAGVRMVVTRARSRGTGASLRRRGEKAAPLRSGEAAAEERKSYSPVKRRRKAQRLSVAYEASEGEGGEGAEHLQAPSWQPQDWRQQLDNIRTMRSGKDAPVDQLGAEHCFDPSASPKVRRYQVLLSLMLSSQTKDQVTAGAMQRLRARGLTVDSILQTDDSTLGALIYPVGFWRSKVKYIKQTSAILQQRYDGDIPASVAELVALPGVGPKMAHLAMAVAWGTVSGIAVDTHVHRIANRLRWTKKATKSPEETRRALEEWLPRELWSEINGLLVGFGQQTCLPIRPRCQACLNRALCPAARGL; the protein is encoded by the exons ATGAACGCGGCGGGAGTGAGGATGGTGGTGACCCGCGCCCGGAGCCGGGGGACTGGGGCCAGCCTCAGGCGGCGTGGGGAGAAGGCCGCGCCGCTCCGGAGCGGGGAGGCGGCTGCAG AAGAGAGGAAAAGCTACAGCCCCGTGAAGCGTCGGCGGAAGGCACAAAGGCTGAGCGTGGCCTACGAGGCCTCAGAAGGTGAGGGAGGCGAGGGGGCCGAGCATCTCCAGGCACCATCCTGGCAGCCTCAGGACTGGCGGCAGCAGCTGGACAACATCCGGACCATGAGGAGTGGGAAGGACGCACCCGTGGACCAGCTGGGGGCTGAGCACTGCTTTGACCCCAGCGCATCCCCTAAG GTGCGGAGGTACCAGGTGCTGCTGTCCCTGATGCTCTCCAGCCAGACCAAGGACCAGGTGACAGCGGGTGCCATGCAGCGCCTACGGGCCCGGGGCCTGACGGTGGACAGCATCCTGCAGACGGACGACAGCACGCTGGGCGCGCTCATCTATCCTGTGGGCTTCTGGAGG AGCAAGGTAAAGTACATCAAGCAGACCAGTGCAATCCTGCAGCAGCGTTACGACGGGGACATCCCAGCCTCCGTGGCAGAGCTGGTGGCGCTGCCCGGCGTCGGGCCCAAGATGGCGCACTTGGCCATGGCGGTAGCCTGGGGCACCGTGTCAGGCATTG CAGTGgacacacatgtgcacagaaTCGCCAACCGACTCAGGTGGACCAAGAAGGCAACTAAGTCCCCAGAGGAAACCCGAAGGGCTCTGGAGGAGTGGCTGCCCAG GGAACTGTGGAGCGAAATCAACGGCCTGCTGGTGGGCTTCGGCCAGCAGACTTGCCTGCCCATCCGCCCACGCTGCCAGGCCTGCCTCAACCGGGCCCTGTGCCCAGCTGCACGGGGACTCTGA